Proteins co-encoded in one Marinomonas sp. IMCC 4694 genomic window:
- a CDS encoding helix-turn-helix transcriptional regulator: MNPTTQLPTNSVHPARQQRILRLPEVKAKTGFGRSTIYAPICIKRGANGEFPRSIRIGARAVGWLESDIDQWIETRRIGAAYGRG; the protein is encoded by the coding sequence ATGAACCCAACCACACAATTACCCACAAACTCAGTACACCCAGCGCGTCAGCAACGGATTTTGCGCTTGCCCGAGGTAAAGGCCAAAACAGGCTTTGGCCGCAGTACCATTTATGCCCCTATTTGCATAAAGAGAGGGGCAAACGGAGAATTTCCCCGTTCCATTCGTATTGGTGCGCGTGCCGTGGGCTGGTTAGAAAGCGATATCGACCAGTGGATTGAAACCCGCCGTATCGGTGCTGCTTATGGCCGTGGATAA
- a CDS encoding type II toxin-antitoxin system HipA family toxin — translation MSREIVEVYADWQPIEAPLLIGLLSYSDSSRGGVFSFAYDKAFLTSAYRLQIDPILTLHPGELYNDEADKNFRAFLDSSPDRWGRILMQRRAAIEARKGIRATSRLNELDYLLGVHDSYRMGGIRFKRVGSDAFLDDNSEFAAPPMASLRELEHAAMQIEKDDNIDSDEYYRWLKMLISPGSSLGGARPKACVTDEQGHLWIAKFPNLNDTHDVGAWEMVCYELALAAGVDMFPSEIRQFSSQHHTFLTKRFDRDGEKRLHFSSAMTQLRYSLNERYDGEQSQGASYLEIAEFISNCGAQTTADLAQLWRRIVFNIAVSNTDDHLRNHGFLLTKNGWKLSPAYDLNPIVGKHGLHLNITDADNALDYQLAFDEKDFFRLSQTQATQIYDEVLMAVKQWQIVAKRLGISRAEQAMKQSAFNV, via the coding sequence ATGAGCCGTGAAATCGTCGAAGTCTATGCCGACTGGCAGCCAATTGAAGCGCCTTTACTAATTGGGCTGCTTTCTTACAGCGATTCAAGCCGAGGTGGCGTATTTAGTTTTGCCTACGATAAAGCATTTTTAACCTCAGCCTATCGCTTGCAGATTGATCCAATCCTAACGCTTCACCCCGGTGAACTCTATAACGATGAAGCCGATAAAAACTTTCGCGCATTTCTTGATTCATCGCCTGATAGATGGGGGCGTATTTTAATGCAGCGGCGTGCAGCGATTGAGGCGCGCAAAGGCATTCGAGCAACAAGTCGATTAAACGAATTGGATTACCTGCTGGGCGTACATGACTCTTATCGGATGGGGGGGATTCGATTTAAGCGAGTAGGCTCGGATGCGTTCTTAGATGACAACTCTGAGTTTGCTGCGCCACCAATGGCTTCTTTGCGAGAGCTAGAGCACGCAGCAATGCAGATTGAAAAAGACGATAACATCGACAGTGACGAGTATTACCGCTGGTTGAAAATGCTGATTTCTCCAGGCTCATCATTAGGTGGTGCAAGACCCAAGGCTTGTGTCACAGATGAGCAAGGTCACTTGTGGATTGCCAAGTTTCCCAATTTAAACGATACCCATGACGTGGGCGCATGGGAGATGGTCTGTTATGAATTGGCGTTGGCAGCAGGTGTTGACATGTTTCCAAGTGAGATCAGGCAATTTTCGTCACAGCACCATACCTTTTTAACCAAACGGTTTGACCGCGACGGTGAAAAGCGGCTGCATTTTTCGTCGGCCATGACACAGCTTCGTTATTCTTTAAACGAAAGGTATGATGGTGAACAATCTCAAGGTGCCAGCTACTTAGAGATTGCTGAATTTATTTCCAATTGTGGTGCACAAACCACAGCCGATTTAGCTCAGTTATGGCGTCGAATCGTGTTTAATATTGCGGTGTCCAACACGGATGACCACCTGCGTAACCATGGGTTTTTATTAACAAAGAATGGCTGGAAGTTATCACCCGCTTATGATTTAAACCCGATAGTGGGTAAGCATGGCCTGCATCTGAATATTACCGATGCAGACAACGCTTTAGACTACCAATTAGCCTTTGACGAAAAAGACTTCTTCCGACTTTCGCAAACCCAAGCCACGCAAATTTACGATGAAGTATTAATGGCGGTGAAGCAATGGCAAATCGTTGCTAAGCGACTAGGGATCAGCCGAGCCGAGCAAGCCATGAAACAATCAGCGTTTAACGTTTAA
- a CDS encoding helix-turn-helix domain-containing protein, protein MAKRDLHNVLFPKQRKILTQFGEDLLLAMKRRGFTKKLLCERTGFDHKTVNKVFAGDPGVAIGTYLKVMAVLGMESNFADMAAHDEVGIKLQNIKLLEGSK, encoded by the coding sequence ATGGCTAAGCGTGACTTACACAATGTACTGTTTCCGAAGCAGCGCAAAATCCTGACGCAGTTTGGTGAAGACTTGTTGTTGGCGATGAAACGACGTGGTTTTACAAAAAAGCTACTGTGTGAACGTACTGGTTTTGATCATAAAACCGTGAATAAAGTTTTCGCCGGTGATCCGGGCGTTGCCATAGGCACTTACTTAAAAGTGATGGCCGTTCTTGGCATGGAAAGCAACTTTGCAGACATGGCCGCTCATGATGAAGTGGGTATCAAGCTGCAAAACATAAAATTGCTGGAAGGTTCAAAATGA
- a CDS encoding ATP-binding protein, with translation MQRNLLNALIAWKNQPVRKPLLIDGARQTGKTYLLQELFGNTFANILRIDFLENPAYKEAFDGSLSPDELVMNIELLTNQAFNPETDLLILDEIGECERAVTSLKYFAEKAPSYFVAASGSNIGLLNTFPVGKVEQYNLRPLTFQEFIYASNEQALIKAFDSQASTPAVHTKLMDKLTDYFFTGGMPEAVSAWYQFKDSSILERVEKVTKIHADLVEGYRRDFGKYAGKVDATLIESVFNSIPAQLSLVSDESVKRFKFKHVHERKSRYSDFETAIHWLHCCRLALPNYPIEGLPKSPLAAYKKDNMVKLFLFDVGLLNHMLGSSYKEIKQQNYELSVYKYRGYVAENFVQQELTAVGVDPSYSWNDARAEIEFILATDEGDIVPVEVKSGKRTKAKSLASYVEKCTPSKTFKLTGTQGSSALEQTNIVMPLYFTQYLPERW, from the coding sequence ATGCAGCGCAACTTACTCAACGCCCTAATAGCATGGAAAAATCAACCTGTGCGCAAGCCATTATTGATCGATGGCGCAAGACAAACAGGTAAAACCTATCTGCTGCAAGAGTTGTTTGGAAACACCTTTGCCAACATCCTTCGTATCGACTTCCTTGAAAACCCAGCTTACAAAGAAGCGTTCGATGGCTCGTTGTCACCTGACGAGCTAGTCATGAACATTGAGTTGTTAACCAACCAAGCGTTCAATCCAGAAACCGACTTGCTGATATTAGATGAAATTGGCGAATGTGAACGAGCCGTAACTTCGCTGAAGTATTTTGCCGAAAAAGCACCGTCCTATTTTGTCGCAGCCAGCGGTTCGAACATTGGTTTGCTCAATACTTTCCCTGTAGGCAAGGTAGAACAATACAATTTACGACCACTGACCTTCCAAGAATTTATTTACGCATCCAACGAGCAAGCACTGATCAAAGCCTTTGATAGTCAAGCAAGCACACCGGCGGTGCACACTAAATTGATGGATAAACTAACCGACTATTTTTTTACCGGTGGTATGCCGGAAGCCGTTTCTGCTTGGTATCAGTTTAAAGATTCAAGCATTTTAGAGCGTGTTGAAAAAGTCACAAAAATTCATGCCGATTTAGTTGAAGGTTATCGCCGCGATTTCGGTAAGTACGCGGGCAAGGTCGATGCCACACTGATTGAATCGGTGTTTAATAGCATTCCAGCCCAGCTATCACTTGTGAGCGATGAGTCGGTTAAACGCTTTAAATTTAAGCATGTGCATGAGCGTAAATCTCGTTATAGCGATTTTGAAACCGCGATCCATTGGCTTCACTGCTGCCGCTTAGCTTTGCCAAACTACCCTATTGAAGGATTGCCGAAATCTCCGTTGGCGGCCTATAAAAAAGACAATATGGTTAAACTGTTTCTGTTTGATGTGGGCCTGCTCAATCATATGCTGGGCAGCAGTTATAAAGAGATTAAGCAACAAAACTATGAACTCTCTGTTTATAAGTACAGGGGCTATGTGGCTGAAAACTTTGTGCAACAAGAGCTTACCGCTGTTGGCGTTGACCCAAGTTATTCATGGAATGACGCCCGCGCCGAAATCGAATTTATTTTGGCGACCGATGAAGGCGATATCGTCCCTGTGGAAGTCAAAAGTGGTAAACGTACAAAAGCAAAATCATTGGCATCCTACGTTGAAAAATGTACTCCCAGTAAAACCTTTAAGTTAACGGGTACACAAGGCTCTTCAGCGTTAGAACAAACCAATATCGTGATGCCTTTGTATTTCACGCAGTATTTACCAGAGAGGTGGTAA